The proteins below are encoded in one region of Apium graveolens cultivar Ventura chromosome 4, ASM990537v1, whole genome shotgun sequence:
- the LOC141717491 gene encoding zinc finger BED domain-containing protein DAYSLEEPER-like has translation MGVCSVGCLNNEDLNKLTPYTPLKTDKTAVGTIPPRKRYRSILGTSIPFDQDTSSHSIAKMIILHEYPLNIVEHQGFLDFVRFLHPKVQTDVNSVQEECVNIYLREKQDLKNNLGEIIGHVNLTLELWESDQGLCYLLLTGYFVDNAWKLQKRILNVVMLPFPDTEVTFSHAVNDCLANWGLEQKIFTLTLDQSFANEAARKNLRGLLSVMNPQVLKGQLVLGDCYTRVLRCLVKDALASIGDIIKKVRDSVKYVKAYRGNEDYFNELKQKLQNPSSKTLTIDDQTKWDTTYHMLAAASELKEVFSCLSASDPNYNEMLTIEEWRKVDILCIYLKLFFDAANILLDPTHQTTNLLYHEVSNIQLELARAAMSQDTFTSSLTKPLQEKFNKYWNSCILVLAVAVIMDPRFKMKLVEFNFSKIYGEDAETWIKVVDEGVHELFVEYIVLSLPPPTFVVEDNKGVKKEMSPEDENSDSDDFLDFEVYISEIAGSQNMKSELDQYLEEPLLPRTQKFDVLSWWKLEAQKYPTLSRMACDILCIPVSTVAPESVFDTVTKKMDSYRCSLKPSTVEALICAKDWLQFGSS, from the coding sequence ATGGGTGTCTGCTCGGTTGGTTGTCTCAATAATGAGGATTTAAATAAGTTAACCCCGTATACACCTTTAAAGACTGATAAGACTGCAGTTGGTACTATACCTCCCAGAAAACGCTACAGAAGCATCTTAGGAACATCTATTCCCTTTGACCAGGACACTTCCAGTCATTCGATAGCCAAGATGATCATCCTGCACGAGTATCCGCTTAATATTGTGGAACATCAGGGCTTTCTTGATTTTGTACGGTTTCTTCATCCTAAGGTACAAACAGATGTCAACAGTGTTCAAGAGGAATGTGTCAACATTTATCTTAGGGAGAAGCAGGATCTTAAAAATAACCTTGGGGAAATTATAGGGCATGTAAATCTTACTCTGGAATTGTGGGAATCAGATCAAGGCCTGTGCTATTTACTACTAACAGGCTATTTTGTCGACAATGCTTGGAAATTGCAAAAGCGGATCCTTAATGTTGTTATGCTACCGTTCCCTGATACAGAAGTCACATTCAGTCACGCTGTTAATGATTGCTTAGCCAACTGGGGCTTGGAACAGAAGATTTTCACTTTAACTCTTGATCAATCTTTTGCGAATGAAGCAGCTCGAAAAAATCTTAGAGGTCTACTCTCAGTTATGAACCCCCAAGTTCTCAAGGGTCAACTAGTACTAGGGGACTGTTATACTCGTGTCTTGCGCTGTCTTGTGAAGGATGCTTTAGCGTCAATCGGAGATATCATTAAGAAAGTTCGTGACAGTGTAAAATATGTAAAAGCATATAGAGGCAATGAAGATTATTTCAATGAACTGAAGCAGAAGCTTCAAAACCCTAGCTCAAAGACCCTTACAATTGATGATCAGACAAAATGGGATACTACTTACCACATGCTAGCGGCCGCATCTGAACTGAAAGAAGTATTTTCTTGTTTAAGTGCATCTGATCCAAATTATAATGAAATGCTGACAATTGAAGAGTGGAGAAAGGTGGATATTCTCTGCATTTACTTGAAGCTTTTCTTTGATGCAGCTAACATACTTCTTGATCCAACTCACCAAACTACCAATTTATTGTACCATGAAGTGTCAAACATTCAACTAGAATTGGCACGTGCTGCTATGAGCCAGGATACTTTTACCAGCAGCCTGACTAAACCATTGCAGGAAAAGTTTAATAAATATTGGAACTCTTGCATCCTAGTTCTCGCGGTTGCTGTGATTATGGATCCAAGATTCAAGATGAAACTTGTCGAGTTCAACTTCTCTAAGATATATGGCGAGGATGCTGAAACCTGGATCAAGGTTGTTGATGAGGGTGTTCATGAACTTTTTGTTGAATATATTGTGTTATCGCTACCTCCACCAACTTTTGTTGTAGAAGACAACAAAGGTGTGAAAAAAGAGATGAGTCCAGAAGATGAgaattctgatagtgatgatTTTTTGGATTTTGAAGTCTATATATCTGAGATAGCTGGAAGCCAAAATATGAAATCAGAATTAGATCAGTATTTGGAAGAACCTCTTTTGCCTAGAACACAAAAGTTTGATGTTTTGAGTTGGTGGAAACTAGAAGCACAGAAGTACCCAACTCTCTCTAGAATGGCATGCGATATATTATGCATCCCAGTTTCAACAGTCGCTCCAGAGTCTGTGTTCGACACTGTAACTAAGAAAATGGATAGCTACCGATGTTCACTAAAGCCCTCAACTGTCGAGGCACTTATTTGTGCCAAAGATTGGCTTCAGTTTGGATCCTCATGA